Below is a genomic region from Actinomadura sp. NAK00032.
ATCTGGAACTCCCCCTCGGGGTGGTCCGTGTCCTGCTCGGTGACCTGCTCGACCACTCGCTGATTCAGGTCCGGCGTCCCGCGCCGGTGGCGCAGTTCCCCGGCGAGCGCGTACTCAAGGAAGTGATCGATGGAATCCGTGCGCTCTGACGCGGCGGCCCAGCAGGGCGAGTCCGCGCTGACGGTGAAGATCCTCGTGGCCGGTGGTTTCGGCGTCGGCAAGACCACCCTGGTGAGCGCGGTCAGCGAGATCCGCCCGCTGCGCACCGAGGAGGCGCTGACCGAGAAGAGCATCGGGATCGACGACACCACGGCCGTCGCGTCCAAGACGACGACGACCGTGGCGATGGACTTCGGCCGCATCACGCTGCCCAACGGCCTCGTGCTGTTCGTCTTCGGCACCCCCGGCCAGGACCGCTTCTGGTTCATGTGGGACGAACTGGCCAAGGGCGCCCTCGGCGCCGTCGTGCTGGTCGACACCCGCCGGCTGGCCGACTGCTTCGCCTCGGTCGACTACTTCGAACGGCGCGGCGTCCCGTTCATCATCGGCGTCAACCGCTTCGACGGCGCCGGCGCCCACTCGCCCGACCAGGTCCGGGACGCGCTCGACCTCCCCGCCGACGTGCCCGTCATCAACTGCGACGTGCGCGACCGCGAGGACGCCAAGCGCGTGCTGATCACCCTGGTCGAGCACATCATGCGCACCATGAGCGGCAGGCAGTACGCGTAGGCGGTACGCGTAGGCGGTACGCGTAAGTGGTGCGTGTAGCCGCACCGCTGTAGCACGTCGCTGACGGCCCGTGCTCTCCGTGCTTCGGCGCGGGGGGTGCGGGCCGTTGCTTGTCCGTGACTTTGTCCTCTGAGTGGGGAAAGTTTGGAT
It encodes:
- a CDS encoding ATP/GTP-binding protein, which translates into the protein MESVRSDAAAQQGESALTVKILVAGGFGVGKTTLVSAVSEIRPLRTEEALTEKSIGIDDTTAVASKTTTTVAMDFGRITLPNGLVLFVFGTPGQDRFWFMWDELAKGALGAVVLVDTRRLADCFASVDYFERRGVPFIIGVNRFDGAGAHSPDQVRDALDLPADVPVINCDVRDREDAKRVLITLVEHIMRTMSGRQYA